The following are from one region of the Silene latifolia isolate original U9 population chromosome 9, ASM4854445v1, whole genome shotgun sequence genome:
- the LOC141602034 gene encoding uncharacterized protein LOC141602034 yields MTVEDSARPLLQLSKEDIECEIRYWSTSVFCYMLGANPPSSVVSGFVKRVWQSHGVDKVSFLPNGIFIVRFKTKEQQQQVLNTGHLLFDSKLVIIKEWSPDVALIKHDVKQVSVWMKLYGLEIKFWGKECLKKLSGEFGKFIKCDEATSKRSFFGYARILVEVQIGQNFPKELSFVDELGLLHKLRVDYDWPPVSCVQCKGMGHVAVHYWKGEGKKLQRKVWKTRTQTVKPAPVVTPIVTPVVPVPKQFEMSSFPRRILTRMMRQEAPESRQPSVPGMTFMDSLNMIISRSVCAGKHGLRKIQAENETKIRGSNWIKAKNVVCDSWAICTNSSYHKGGRIWSCQFLYTLVYGFNKDKERESLWKSLVSIGKGVDSRWMVCGDFNILMDMNERIGGAEVQWHNVLPMKQMAANCDLTELKSIGAFFTWNNKHENGSKFYSKIDRVLINAEWLNDFPDCYANFLPEGHSETKILEYSLKQLDSHNFSDIQNITHVTEVALEGFQKQLRLDPLNQELCTAENACAQELKLLKSACAQYLQQKTEIQGAFEEYYVTLLGTSKPVVPVNMDVVRQGACLTSEHQDILQAPVTEDEIKTLLYSPFLDVIAAVKNVFSSGKLLKACNATVLTLIPKVDVPEHVTQFRPIACCSTIYKCVTKVICNRLSSILPNIISPYQSDFINGRDIVGNVLICQDLIRLYRRKACSPRIMMKIDLQKAYDSVE; encoded by the exons ATGACTGTGGAGGACTCTGCTCGACCTCTGTTACAACTCAGTAAGGAGGATATTGAATGTGAGATACGGTACTGGTCCACTTCTGTTTTCTGCTATATGTTAGGGGCGAATCCACCCAGTTCTGTGGTTTCAGGGTTTGTCAAAAGGGTTTGGCAGTCTCATGGAGTTGATAAGGTGTCGTTCTTGCCTAATGGGATTTTCATAGTGCGTTTTAAAACCAAGGAGCAACAACAGCAGGTACTGAATACTGGACATCTACTTTTTGATAGCAAACTTGTTATCATTAAGGAATGGAGTCCAGATGTAGCCCTTATCAAGCATGATGTGAAACAGGTTTCTGTTTGGATGAAGCTGTACGGTTTGGAGATCAAATTCTGGGGTAAAGAATGCCTGAAGAAATTGAGTGGAGAATTTGGTAAGTTCATCAAATGTGATGAAGCAACTTCTAAGCGTAGTTTCTTTGGGTATGCTAGAATTCTGGTTGAGGTCCAAATTGGGCAAAATTTCCCTAAGGAATTAAGTTTTGTTGATGAACTGGGATTGTTACATAAGTTGCGAGTAGATTATGACTGGCCGCCTGTTTCTTGTGTTCAATGTAAAGGTATGGGACATGTTGCAGTACATTACTGGAAGGGTGAAGGTAAAAAACTCCAGAGGAAGGTCTGGAAAACTAGAACTCAAACTGTGAAACCTGCA CCTGTTGTGACTCCAATTGTTACACCTGTTGTACCTGTGCCAAAACAGTTTGAGATGAGCTCATTCCCTAGAAGGATTTTGACTAGGATGATGAGACAGGAGGCACCTGAGAGTAGGCAACCTTCAGTTCCTGGAATGACTTTTATGGACTCTTTAAATATGATTATATCTAGGAGTGTGTGTGCTGGAAAACATGGATTGAGAAAGATTCAAGCAGAAAATG aaacaaaaataagaggtaGTAATTGGATAAAAGCTAAAAATGTAGTTTGTGATTCTTGGGCTATTTGTACTAATAGTAGTTATCACAAAGGGGGTAGGATATG GAGCTGTCAATTCTTGTACACCCTTGTCTATGGCTTTAATAAGGATAAGGAGagggagagtctttggaagtccTTAGTTTCAATTGGGAAAGGGGTTGACAGTAGGTGGATGGTGTGTGGGGACTTTAATATTCTCATGGATATGAATGAGAGAATAGGTGGAGCTGAGGTGCAATGGCATAATGTTCTCCCTATGAAGCAGATGGCAGCTAATTGTGATTTAACTGAATTGAAGTCTATTGGAGCTTTTTTTACATGGAATAACAAACATGAGAATGGTTCCAAATTCTATAGTAAAATTGATAGAGTATTGATAAATGCTGAATGGTTGAATGACTTCCCTGACTGTTATGCCAACTTTCTCCCTGAAG GTCACTCAGAAACTAAAATCCTTGAATATAGTCTAAAGCAGCTGGATAGCCATAATTTTAGTGACATTCAGAATATCACTCATGTGACTGAAGTTGCTCTTGAGGGGTTCCAGAAACAACTTAGACTTGATCCTCTGAATCAGGAACTTTGTACTGCTGAAAATGCGTGTGCTCAGGAACTTAAGTTGCTAAAGTCTGCTTGTGCCCAATACCTTCAGCAAAAG ACTGAGATTCAGGGTGCTTTTGAAGAGTATTATGTCACTCTTTTAGGCACTTCTAAACCTGTAGTACCTGTTAATATGGATGTTGTCAGGCAAGGGGCTTGCCTAACTAGTGAGCAtcaagacatcttacaagctcctGTCACTGAAGATGAAATTAAGACACTGCTTTATTCTCCATTCCTG GATGTTATTGCTGCTGTAAAGAATGTTTTTAGTTCTGGGAAACTTCTTAAAGCTTGTAATGCAACTGTCCTCACTTTGATACCTAAGGTGGATGTTCCTGAGCATGTTACTCAATTTCGGCCAATTGCTTGTTGCAGCACTATTTATAAATGTGTTACAAAAGTTATTTGCAACAGATTGAGTTCTATTCTACCAAATATAATTAGCCCATATCAAAGCGACTTTATAAATGGTAGGGACATTGTTGGAAATGTGCTTATTTGTCAAGATTTAATAAGATTGTATAGAAGGAAAGCATGTTCACCAAGGATAATGATGAAGATTGATCTACAAAAGGCATATGACTCTGTTGAATAG